In Oncorhynchus gorbuscha isolate QuinsamMale2020 ecotype Even-year linkage group LG03, OgorEven_v1.0, whole genome shotgun sequence, the DNA window CACATATTACAATTTAACAATATTTCTTGCATAACCTTTGTCACGCTGAGCTTTAGCTTGACAATCATGGTGCAGTGTTTTTGGCACAAACCAGCTCCTTATTTTCCACTACACTCCACATCCTGAATAGCTCCTGAGGACTCAATTTATGGACTACGATGAGGTTTTTGAAAAAGCAAGGTTCTCTGTTCATTGGACTCACTCTGCGTTTCATGATGCCAAAGGTCCTGAAACCTATGTGCATCTCTGGAGTCAAGTGTAGCTTCTGGAGGCACATTCCCAAAAACACATCATCAATGGGATAGAGCTCCAAGTTCTCTGAAACCACAAACAGTCTATGAGCTAATTGTGAGGACATTAAaaacccaccaccaccaacataaGGTGGGTACGGTTTGTCAAACAGCTCTTTGGGGATGTAGTATTTACTTTGATGGTTTCTGATGGGGATTGCTTTGGATATGGTGTCCCCAACAAATAAGTTCAGCACTTTGTGGTCCTCAGTCTTGAAACCAATAAGTTCCAGTAAGTTCTTTGTATTCACGAAAACGTCGTCATCCCCTTTGAATATAAACTTGGCACTGGAGCAGTGAATATCAAACCATTTCAGAAAATTTACCTCTTTCAAGGTGAGGTTGAAAAATGTGTCCATAAAATCCCATTGAAGAATGTCTCCATATATAATGTCCTCATACTCAATCAACTTTTGAAGGTTTTTCGTGTCTTTACCATTTGTAGGGCTTCCTAGAAGAAACAGCGTTTTTATTCTCTTACCATCAATTTCCTGTTCCCTACCCCAGGTATTACGCACGATCTCTCGCCTATCATGCTGCTCTATAACGGATTTTACAACCATGAGCAAGTGTACGTCTCCATTCCTGCATTTATCCGGGTGATTTATTAACATTGGGAAATACCGACAATGTCTGTGTAGCACAAATTGGTGGAACCTCGGATCCAAACGTCGAAACCAATCATTTTTCCTCACGGCTGAATCTTCACTGCAGTTCATAACGTGTACATCCCAAGTAGCTAGAGTAGCGTTGGACACCTTCACCCGTGGCGCATCCAAATCATCACCAAGAACAGGCGAGTAGTTTCCCAAACGGCTTTTCAATAGGCCTTTTCCTTTGTAGAAATCACAGTCAGGTCCACACCAACCGGCTTCTTCCTGGCGTTTAACCTCCATATCATCCTTGATGCTGTTATCCACAAGCTTGAACTTTTGGATCATCAATAAAGACGCAAAAACTAGAGACAAGCTGAGGAGAGTTTTCAATGCCCTCTTTCTTCTGAAAAAAATATCCATATCTATGGCGCAAAACGTGTAATGAATAAGAAATCCTTAAATTGAATATGTACCCTTATTGTTAAAGCATCTCATCATTCATTTTGGCTACATCTTAGTGAGTCTATTCACTGTCCCGTGACCAGCTACCTTGAGAGTAGGTAGCTGGACGCCACCATGCTATTCCTTTAGCGTACAAAAAAGACTAATCTATATTTCTTGGAAAGTAATCTCTGTTATATCATACAACAAAAAAAACGTTATCGATGAGATTGTGGACTGGTCTTGAAAAGTGACTGTTGCCTACAAACTTATCCACTTACTCAGTTCCCACGAAGCATGGACCGACGTCTTTTGTACATATGTTGTGGGGGTCCTGTCCAGACCGGCCTTCTTTGTTTGGTATTTTTTTGGTGTGGTTTGGACCAGCCACCGACTGTTAATTTTTGATCCGGTCCGAACCAATCACAGATGTCTATATTTGGTTCAGATTTCGTCCAGTccggaaaatatgtattttgaacTTTCATTCATAACCTAAAATTAACCTAACTTCGACGTCAGAAAATATACGTATTTTCAACATTATTTTGTTTACTGGGTTTTTTATCCTCCCCATTACACATATCTGTGACAATATGCAGGTTTCTTATTTCTCATCACAGGTGGCTCACTAGACTGCGTCTCAGGTTGGCTCACTCATCTTTTAGTCTTTAAATTAGATATCTAATAGCATAAGTTACTTGAAAAACTAAGGCTCAGGCTATATTGTCCATTTGATTGCACCTGCTATTTATTTATCAGCCATCAAGCAATACAGTGTATTGTCTTATTATAATGATAGTAATACTGTATTATATAATAGGTTATTGTGCATTATAATATCACAGCCTACATACAATTGCCCATCAACGTATCTAAGGAACTAAATTTAAGTCCCATAGCTACCATCAACGTAGCTTCAGAAAACGTAATTATAAATTATAGGGTACATTTGTTTTGCAATAATCATCCATTAACACAAACATATAtttatcacacacatacacacagagagatccaCAGGGACAAAATCAGTGTAACTCTAGACGCCCAAGCACAGATGAAAGGGGAAACCGGTATCTTTGGGCTGTGTGAGGAAATACATTACAAGCTTTTACCACCCTCGTGTGTCGGTTTTGGAAATTGTCAAATGTGTCGTGTTTTTCCACCTCAAACAACGACCTTATTTATGCCCTGTATAAACACGTATTAAGTGCAGTAAGACACGACACTCAAGTTTTAGTCGAAATAACAAAGGCAAACAGTAAGCTAGTAGGCACCATTGACTGGCACAAGGAATCAAATGTTTCTTGATCGTTCAGCATCAAAGAGACCTCGACCTCTGATTGAACTGCACGTGACTTCTAGACGTAGCTACATTTTTCGGAATTCGAGCGCTGTCTCGATTCACCACTCAGACCAGAAAACAACACGGTGTCTGAACGACGATTTTACCGTTTGCTGACGACCTGTATTTAGAACAAAATTACTATTGGTTGAATTAGCTAGCGACGTCTACAGAAATTTGTGCAAAAGCGACTGTTAACAAGCTTGCAATCCAGTGACTGACATGTAGCTAACTTCCGAAAATGAGGAAGAAACAGGTGAGTTTGTCCGAGTtagtagctagccaacgttagctagttaacctCCCACAATATATACTATTATTTAACAGTATTTAGTTAGCGATTAAATTGTCCTATGCTACCTAGCAAGCGATTCAATTGTCCATTGTCTTTGGGAATCCTGATTAGTCCTTCTTTCATCGACTAACGGTAGTCTGTTAGCTAGCGGGgcagtagttagctagctaactatctgTTGGTTACGGTAGCCAGCTAAGAAGTGTTCGTTATTTAGCTAGTTAATGTCTGTGCAACTGTTGATTTAACAAAATATCTGAACTCATTTCAGATGTCGAGTCGAGTTAGCAACTTGAAGCGGCGAAAGGAGAAGTGCGCTGTTCCCTCAAGCGACCGAAACCTCAAGGTGAAGAGTCCAGATAAGGTGAATGTTGTTTTTCGTTCTCGGTTTAGATACGTGTTAAATTATGGCTGGTCCATCAGTGAAGCCTTTTAATATTTTGAATAATCTGTTTTGCCTTCAGAGTTCAGTGAAGAGGATGGATGTTAAAAAAATGGAAGACTCAAAAACCGAAATTCCCCTGAATGACTGTATGGTTGGAGGTTGTATGGAGTCCAAAACTACTTCTGAGAGGCTCATCTGTGACGATTATAAATGGGATGAAAAGACGGGGTGTGGCGCACCACCAGACATGGATGAATTGTGGGAGGGTAAAGAGAATGGTCTGAGATTTGAGTTGAATTACCGCAGAACAAACGTGTTACCAGAGAATATGGAGGGTGATGAAACTGAAGCGGGTGTTGTGATTGATAAGAGCATCTTCCTTGATGATGACAGCAACCAGGTTCTTCCTGTGGAAAAGTTCTTCGGAAACATGGAAGTTGTACAGGTGAGAGGAGATTTTTACAAGAAGTGCTTGCTTGGTGTGATGGGTGAAATAATTGTCAGATGTTTGGAGTATGTGGCCTAATTTCAAATACTGTTATTTCCATTTGCCTTGTAGGATTGTCCACAGAGATCTGCAGCCTCCTCGACCTTCAGCAGGAGGGAGCACCGGAGACGACAGTACTACGCCAAAGAGGACAGTGATGAAGAGGGCTACACTGACATGCAGCAAGAGGACATAAATGGCACTTAGTTTATAGAACTAAATCCTATCAATGGGATGGATTAAAACCTCTGTCCTTTTACTAGCCTAATGGCAGATAAGCCTGGGAAAGTGGGTTTGTTCAATGGAACGATGGAACGAGGGTATCAAGTTAACTTTTTGCCAGCATGTACCCCAAAGTTTTTAAATTTGTATTGATATTTAAAAAGCTATTTGCACTAACAAAGTAACTTCTTGCTTTTCAATTATCAGGAcctatagtgtgtatatattgttTAATTGGTACAGGGTAAGCGCTCGTTCTATTTTTATTGAATGTGTCTTTTACTTTGTTACTGGTTGCCTTGTCAGTATGTATGCACAGTAATATCTTTTTATTTGGTGTTTTTATATTGCTATATAATATCACGACTGAATGAATGCAACATATAAATCATGTAGTCTttaggcaggtttccattgacccGGGTTTATTAGACAAAAGCAATGTAGCGACAAAAATGGTGATGTGTAACGGAAACTGCAGATATAGGAAACACTTTCTAAAGAGACAAATGACAACATATCAGTTTGATGGGTGGGATTTTCCTTTCTTCAAACTTTCTTTGTAATAAATGATTGCTGAATACTTTGGAAGGTTCATGGGGAGTGTCATCATGAGCTCCATGCTACATttaattctaaatgcctact includes these proteins:
- the LOC124022409 gene encoding UPF0688 protein C1orf174 homolog, yielding MRKKQMSSRVSNLKRRKEKCAVPSSDRNLKVKSPDKSSVKRMDVKKMEDSKTEIPLNDCMVGGCMESKTTSERLICDDYKWDEKTGCGAPPDMDELWEGKENGLRFELNYRRTNVLPENMEGDETEAGVVIDKSIFLDDDSNQVLPVEKFFGNMEVVQDCPQRSAASSTFSRREHRRRQYYAKEDSDEEGYTDMQQEDINGT
- the b3gnt7l gene encoding UDP-GlcNAc:betaGal beta-1,3-N-acetylglucosaminyltransferase 7, like, encoding MDIFFRRKRALKTLLSLSLVFASLLMIQKFKLVDNSIKDDMEVKRQEEAGWCGPDCDFYKGKGLLKSRLGNYSPVLGDDLDAPRVKVSNATLATWDVHVMNCSEDSAVRKNDWFRRLDPRFHQFVLHRHCRYFPMLINHPDKCRNGDVHLLMVVKSVIEQHDRREIVRNTWGREQEIDGKRIKTLFLLGSPTNGKDTKNLQKLIEYEDIIYGDILQWDFMDTFFNLTLKEVNFLKWFDIHCSSAKFIFKGDDDVFVNTKNLLELIGFKTEDHKVLNLFVGDTISKAIPIRNHQSKYYIPKELFDKPYPPYVGGGGFLMSSQLAHRLFVVSENLELYPIDDVFLGMCLQKLHLTPEMHIGFRTFGIMKRRVSPMNREPCFFKNLIVVHKLSPQELFRMWSVVENKELVCAKNTAP